A section of the Quatrionicoccus australiensis genome encodes:
- a CDS encoding double-cubane-cluster-containing anaerobic reductase, whose translation MSNRSPERQPVPFHQSRQAREAEVMLDHIVDDFLENPAGMKYFYDLFRQVYIRGESLERQGPQVGITCIQAPEELIYAHGASPVRLCNGSYHYDQIGADFMPAKSCSLVKATLGMLCSENAIPKLGKLDLIVNPTTCDQKKKASVMMEGMDHVVHDLEFPNVKESEASRVYWQRSVRQFSERLRALTGEKLTKPKLRAAMAKTARAQKAFRTMNGFRKNSPAVFLGKDAFLVTNAYFFDDIERWTAALEVLNLELAEREKAAFNAAQKKAPRIVFTGSPPIFPNLKLPLLIEQAGGVVVADETCSANRMLYDMTAVDEWLLNDMVDSLADKYLKPCTCPIFTRNDDRLRRLLELASTFKADGVVYQSFAGCQVYEMEQRSVADALNKAGIPMLYIETDYSPDDMGQLSTRIEAFLESIKTRKRQQRT comes from the coding sequence TTGAGCAACCGAAGTCCTGAGCGCCAGCCTGTTCCGTTTCACCAGAGCCGGCAGGCGCGTGAGGCGGAGGTCATGCTCGATCACATCGTCGATGACTTTCTCGAAAATCCGGCCGGGATGAAGTACTTCTACGACTTGTTCCGCCAGGTCTATATCCGCGGCGAGTCGCTGGAGCGGCAGGGGCCGCAGGTTGGCATCACCTGCATCCAGGCGCCGGAGGAATTGATTTACGCGCATGGTGCATCGCCCGTCCGGCTGTGCAATGGGTCGTATCACTATGACCAGATCGGCGCCGATTTCATGCCGGCCAAATCCTGCTCGCTGGTCAAGGCGACGCTGGGCATGCTGTGCTCCGAGAACGCCATTCCCAAGTTGGGCAAGCTCGACCTGATCGTCAATCCGACGACCTGCGACCAGAAGAAAAAAGCCAGCGTGATGATGGAAGGCATGGACCATGTCGTCCATGACCTGGAGTTTCCCAACGTCAAGGAAAGCGAGGCCTCGCGAGTGTATTGGCAGCGTTCGGTCCGGCAGTTCTCGGAACGTCTGCGCGCCTTGACCGGCGAAAAACTCACCAAGCCGAAACTGCGTGCGGCGATGGCCAAGACGGCCCGCGCCCAGAAGGCTTTCCGGACGATGAACGGCTTCCGGAAAAACTCGCCGGCGGTGTTCCTTGGCAAGGATGCCTTTCTGGTGACCAATGCCTACTTTTTTGACGATATCGAGCGGTGGACCGCTGCGCTCGAAGTCTTGAATCTCGAATTGGCTGAACGCGAAAAGGCGGCTTTCAACGCTGCCCAGAAAAAGGCGCCGCGCATCGTGTTTACCGGTTCGCCGCCGATTTTTCCGAACCTGAAGCTGCCCCTGCTCATCGAGCAGGCCGGCGGCGTGGTGGTGGCTGACGAAACCTGTTCGGCCAATCGCATGCTCTACGACATGACGGCGGTCGACGAATGGCTGCTCAACGACATGGTCGACAGTCTGGCCGACAAGTATCTCAAGCCCTGCACCTGTCCGATCTTCACCCGCAACGATGATCGCCTGCGCCGCTTGCTCGAACTGGCAAGCACCTTCAAGGCCGATGGCGTCGTCTACCAGTCCTTTGCCGGTTGCCAGGTTTACGAAATGGAACAGCGCAGCGTTGCCGATGCCCTGAACAAGGCCGGCATTCCGATGCTGTACATCGAAACCGACTACAGCCCGGATGACATGGGGCAGTTATCGACCCGGATCGAGGCCTTTCTCGAATCCATCA
- a CDS encoding 4Fe-4S binding protein, translating to MGRFKAAFDMVDWNRFRFWLQLSFFILFVYGGYVGINVGNNLPTFSCGYNTEGRGGMCYLIPLQHQFAWGWQKLFSAAALTILTGFLTFGLWFIVFNKGWCGLACPLGTIQDWITALRRRLGIRYGRYTLAQFRALSQIKYVLLALMLLIPLGIGAGWFSKDMGSPFCMICPGRMIIPTLTGKFDHWTVDFSTTAKMAMTALGMVVTGLFFVGAFVKKRFFCFFCPMSALHYLISKPALLTLKKDGSKCTRCGDCYRVCDMEIKEIADDVSNPRIMMDDCTLCLKCVAACPEPGALKAKFATVTFFESTEAGFIKRMHKGIDLEQPKS from the coding sequence GTGGGGCGTTTCAAGGCCGCGTTTGACATGGTCGACTGGAACCGCTTCCGCTTCTGGCTCCAGTTGTCCTTCTTCATTCTCTTCGTGTACGGCGGCTATGTCGGGATCAATGTCGGCAACAACCTGCCGACCTTTTCCTGCGGCTACAACACCGAGGGACGTGGCGGGATGTGCTACCTGATCCCGCTGCAACATCAATTTGCCTGGGGCTGGCAAAAGCTGTTCAGTGCAGCTGCCCTGACCATCCTGACCGGCTTCCTGACCTTCGGCCTGTGGTTCATTGTTTTCAACAAGGGCTGGTGCGGGTTGGCCTGCCCGCTGGGCACGATCCAGGACTGGATTACCGCATTGCGCCGCCGCCTCGGCATTCGTTACGGACGCTATACGCTGGCGCAGTTCCGCGCACTTTCGCAGATCAAGTACGTGCTGCTCGCGTTGATGCTGCTGATTCCGCTCGGCATCGGCGCCGGCTGGTTCTCGAAGGACATGGGATCGCCTTTCTGCATGATTTGTCCGGGCCGGATGATCATTCCGACCCTGACCGGGAAGTTCGATCACTGGACGGTCGACTTCTCGACAACGGCAAAAATGGCCATGACGGCCCTGGGCATGGTGGTGACCGGCCTGTTTTTCGTCGGCGCCTTCGTCAAGAAGCGCTTCTTCTGCTTCTTTTGCCCGATGAGCGCCCTGCATTACCTGATTTCCAAACCGGCGCTACTCACCCTGAAAAAGGACGGCAGCAAATGCACGCGCTGCGGTGACTGCTATCGGGTCTGCGACATGGAAATCAAGGAGATTGCCGACGACGTCAGCAATCCGCGAATCATGATGGACGACTGCACGCTGTGCCTCAAGTGCGTCGCCGCCTGCCCGGAACCCGGCGCCTTGAAGGCCAAATTTGCCACCGTGACCTTCTTCGAATCGACCGAAGCTGGATTCATCAAACGCATGCACAAAGGAATTGATCTTGAGCAACCGAAGTCCTGA
- a CDS encoding PepSY-associated TM helix domain-containing protein, which translates to MTRQAMSSLALTGKSRQLITKLHRWSGLALLAFLFVAAFTGAFVSFRWEIDTFLNPQLFKVQPAGKPLPQLDLIGRIEAAFPDALVSTLTYPKAPDDALRVSLKSRMDAHVVHKHVPGMKSAVAFNQVFVNPYSGEILGQRNTSDFTVDRINFIPFMLRLHYSLFLEKWGVWLMGGSALVWLLSSFLGLALAWPRLWRNIKAWRPLLGIRSRQGEYKFNYDLHRSASLLTLPVMIVVAFSSAYFNLPDLVKPVIGVFSPISSTSTVASVGQVGLDDSILPPEQAAAVALQVLPEAQVSYVNRDFTKGLYAVRLKLPTDVAPIGNNTVYVRMRDGVVSSTRLAANRSGADTFIAWQMPLHSGVAFGLAGQIIICLCSLALLAMCVTGFNVWLRKHRSEKDLAMRRRARQTPVSEQQAAAPIEA; encoded by the coding sequence ATGACGAGGCAAGCTATGTCTTCCCTGGCGCTGACCGGCAAGAGCCGGCAATTGATCACCAAGCTCCATCGCTGGAGCGGGCTTGCCCTGTTGGCCTTTCTTTTTGTGGCTGCGTTTACCGGCGCATTTGTTTCCTTTCGTTGGGAAATCGATACCTTTCTCAATCCTCAACTGTTCAAGGTCCAGCCGGCCGGCAAACCCTTACCACAGTTGGACCTGATCGGGCGCATTGAGGCGGCCTTTCCGGATGCTCTGGTCTCTACCCTGACTTATCCGAAAGCCCCTGATGACGCATTGCGGGTCTCCTTGAAATCGCGGATGGACGCGCATGTCGTGCACAAGCATGTGCCGGGCATGAAGTCGGCAGTCGCCTTCAATCAGGTATTTGTGAATCCGTATAGCGGTGAAATCCTCGGGCAGAGAAATACCTCCGATTTCACGGTCGACCGTATCAACTTCATCCCCTTCATGCTGCGTCTGCATTACTCCCTGTTTCTCGAAAAATGGGGTGTCTGGCTGATGGGAGGAAGTGCCCTGGTCTGGCTGCTGTCGAGCTTTCTCGGTCTGGCGCTGGCCTGGCCGCGACTCTGGCGGAACATCAAGGCGTGGCGGCCGCTGCTGGGCATTCGCTCCCGTCAGGGCGAATACAAATTCAATTATGACCTGCATCGTTCAGCCAGTTTGCTGACCTTGCCGGTGATGATCGTGGTTGCATTCAGCTCGGCCTATTTCAATTTGCCGGACCTGGTCAAACCGGTCATTGGCGTGTTTTCTCCGATTTCCAGCACGTCGACCGTAGCCAGTGTCGGGCAGGTCGGGTTGGACGACTCGATTTTGCCTCCCGAGCAGGCTGCCGCGGTGGCCCTGCAGGTTTTGCCGGAAGCCCAGGTCAGCTATGTCAATCGTGATTTCACCAAGGGGCTATACGCCGTACGCCTCAAGCTGCCGACGGATGTCGCGCCGATTGGCAACAACACGGTGTATGTCCGCATGCGCGATGGCGTGGTGAGTTCGACCCGCTTGGCAGCCAATCGCAGTGGTGCCGATACCTTTATTGCTTGGCAAATGCCTTTGCATTCCGGAGTGGCATTCGGCCTGGCCGGCCAGATCATCATCTGTCTCTGTTCATTGGCTCTGCTGGCCATGTGCGTGACCGGCTTCAACGTCTGGTTGCGCAAGCACCGTAGCGAAAAGGACCTGGCCATGCGGCGCCGGGCGCGCCAGACACCGGTATCTGAGCAACAGGCAGCGGCGCCGATCGAAGCGTGA
- a CDS encoding TonB-dependent receptor, protein MKNTHLPDVCAPAFRRKILGALVASAFAGTFAPAFAEEDSQLSHVVVSASKIEQATAEAPSNVSVITASKIENSNAIRLGDVLTAQVPALYLRGGAVGNTSRDAGSSIISLRGAYGARTKVVIDGVASLADANSGNLNLSTLGLGDVERIEVVPGVSSSLYGSDAIGGVINVITKAPTKREINAGYTQGFGDGERTRYEFGYRDRFASGLGISLSYYHQKMEGYAKNDFLTVKPGACGTCTTAVSGWTKTVDNTGVTQYIIGDKGAVASTAQNFNATLFYDISPDSKVKAGFTYYDSTIGYSPYNLYLKSAAGDVTLPATNLQIDGKRIASLTEASLSLPGENSKVDTRYFAGYEGKIFGDFLLKFDVSRFDRDAFYLSKGTTVASTYSGGPGTATHTPNITNDAQLQLSFAAGNDHFIVTGLAVNTGQLNRRVYTVSDWRNDDSKTATTDSADGYTRTNSIFIQDQYSLTSAATLYLGARYDDWSTHGTIKKPAGINPLVNVDEHSYSALSPRVALVYKLIDGVTLKSSMGNAFRAPTLYDLYAADTVSGAKLITSDFNLKPEKAQAWDLGTEINLKNGANIRMAYFHTKISDMIYSKETAYTGPYTASIPATVTILSQKTNAAEGLTKGVELSGDMPLTRWLRASASYTYTDARITKDNTGTGLLDKQLVFVPKNMASLGLDAKYHQWSGSWLSRYSGLTYSNATNSDTEKNVYGGVSKYWVSDMKLSYQIDRNFKASFLVNNVFDKKYYEYYLMPGRNLALQVSASF, encoded by the coding sequence ATGAAAAATACGCACCTGCCTGACGTCTGCGCCCCTGCCTTCCGGCGGAAAATACTAGGCGCGCTGGTGGCCAGCGCTTTTGCCGGCACATTTGCACCAGCGTTTGCCGAAGAAGACAGCCAGCTTTCCCACGTTGTAGTCAGTGCTTCAAAGATTGAACAAGCGACAGCCGAAGCGCCGTCCAATGTTTCGGTGATTACCGCCAGCAAGATTGAAAACTCGAATGCAATTCGCCTCGGCGACGTGCTGACCGCCCAGGTTCCTGCTCTTTATCTGCGCGGAGGCGCGGTCGGCAATACGAGCCGCGATGCCGGATCGTCCATCATTTCGTTGCGCGGGGCCTACGGGGCAAGAACCAAGGTGGTGATCGACGGCGTGGCTAGCCTGGCCGATGCTAATTCGGGCAACCTGAATCTCTCCACGCTTGGCCTGGGGGATGTCGAGCGGATCGAAGTCGTGCCCGGCGTTTCCTCCTCGCTATATGGCAGCGATGCCATTGGTGGCGTGATCAACGTGATCACCAAGGCACCGACCAAACGCGAGATCAATGCCGGCTATACGCAGGGCTTTGGCGATGGCGAGCGGACCAGGTATGAGTTTGGCTATCGCGATCGTTTTGCAAGCGGCCTCGGAATTTCCTTGAGCTATTACCACCAGAAAATGGAAGGGTATGCCAAGAACGACTTTCTCACGGTCAAGCCTGGTGCTTGTGGCACCTGTACGACAGCGGTTTCCGGGTGGACGAAGACAGTCGATAACACGGGGGTGACGCAGTACATCATTGGTGACAAGGGAGCGGTTGCATCGACTGCCCAGAATTTCAATGCCACTCTGTTTTATGACATCTCGCCTGATAGCAAGGTTAAGGCGGGGTTTACTTACTATGACAGCACGATCGGTTATAGCCCGTACAACCTTTACCTGAAGAGCGCGGCGGGTGATGTCACGCTTCCAGCGACCAATCTGCAAATTGACGGAAAACGCATAGCCAGCCTGACGGAAGCCTCGCTTTCCCTGCCTGGCGAGAACTCTAAAGTCGATACGCGCTATTTTGCCGGCTACGAAGGCAAGATCTTCGGCGACTTTCTGCTCAAGTTTGATGTTTCCCGTTTTGACCGTGATGCCTTCTACCTGTCCAAGGGGACAACAGTCGCCAGCACCTATTCTGGTGGCCCGGGTACGGCAACGCACACGCCGAACATCACGAATGACGCGCAGCTTCAGTTGAGCTTTGCTGCCGGCAATGATCACTTCATCGTTACCGGGCTGGCCGTCAATACCGGGCAGCTCAATCGCCGGGTCTATACCGTTTCCGACTGGCGTAACGACGACAGCAAAACGGCAACGACGGATAGTGCTGATGGTTATACCCGGACCAATTCGATTTTTATCCAGGACCAATACAGCCTCACCTCCGCCGCTACCCTCTATCTCGGGGCGCGTTATGACGACTGGTCTACGCATGGAACGATCAAGAAGCCGGCGGGCATCAATCCGCTGGTCAATGTCGATGAGCACTCCTATTCAGCACTGAGCCCGCGTGTTGCCCTGGTCTACAAACTGATTGATGGAGTTACTCTGAAGTCTTCAATGGGCAATGCTTTCCGTGCTCCGACGCTGTATGACCTGTATGCCGCCGATACCGTTTCCGGCGCCAAACTGATTACTTCTGATTTCAATCTCAAGCCGGAAAAGGCCCAGGCTTGGGATCTGGGAACGGAAATAAACCTGAAAAATGGGGCAAACATCCGGATGGCGTATTTCCATACCAAGATCAGCGACATGATCTATTCGAAGGAAACCGCCTACACCGGGCCTTACACGGCATCCATTCCGGCTACGGTCACCATTCTCAGCCAGAAAACCAACGCTGCCGAAGGCCTGACCAAAGGGGTGGAGCTGAGTGGTGACATGCCGCTGACGCGCTGGCTGCGGGCCAGTGCCAGCTATACCTATACCGATGCGCGGATCACCAAGGACAACACCGGTACCGGCCTGCTCGACAAGCAATTGGTATTTGTTCCGAAGAACATGGCCAGCCTGGGGCTGGACGCCAAGTATCACCAGTGGTCGGGCAGCTGGCTGTCGCGCTATAGCGGTCTGACTTATTCCAATGCAACCAACAGCGACACCGAAAAGAACGTCTATGGCGGGGTGTCGAAGTATTGGGTATCCGACATGAAGCTCTCCTATCAAATCGACAGGAACTTCAAGGCCAGCTTCCTGGTGAACAACGTCTTCGACAAGAAGTACTACGAGTATTACCTGATGCCTGGACGCAACTTGGCACTGCAGGTCTCGGCCTCCTTCTGA
- a CDS encoding ExbD/TolR family protein encodes MSFGSFGEGQNMPMADINTTPLVDVMLVLLVIFIITAPLFHQAIPVDLPQVSSSKLDDKPLVIQLAIDAQGIVFLDGEAVHRDALDARFAGLTAGNPELHLRADRSTRYEVVADVMAAAQRNGLMKIAFVTQPQEAR; translated from the coding sequence ATGTCTTTCGGTTCCTTCGGCGAAGGCCAGAACATGCCCATGGCCGACATCAACACGACACCGCTGGTCGACGTGATGCTCGTCCTGCTCGTCATCTTCATCATCACCGCACCGCTCTTTCACCAGGCGATCCCGGTCGACCTGCCGCAGGTCAGTTCGAGCAAGCTCGACGACAAGCCGCTCGTGATCCAGTTGGCGATCGATGCGCAAGGCATCGTTTTCCTCGACGGCGAGGCGGTGCACCGTGACGCACTCGATGCGCGCTTCGCCGGACTCACCGCCGGCAATCCCGAGTTGCACCTGCGCGCCGACCGCTCGACCCGCTACGAAGTCGTCGCCGACGTGATGGCAGCGGCGCAGCGCAACGGCCTGATGAAGATCGCTTTCGTGACGCAGCCGCAGGAAGCGCGCTGA
- a CDS encoding MotA/TolQ/ExbB proton channel family protein, whose product MGIMHFWNQGDIVTHSIAVVLAILSLLSWAIIGSRFFAQLKLNRSIDQAFDAFWGAADLERGLAAIREKDTTGIFAGMADTAAHVAKMHAQQKEVTIGGGISVSEVLTRSLRNYMVHAQARCESGLTLLASVGSTAPFIGLFGTVWGIYHALVGLSGATQVVLDKVAGPVGEALIMTAAGLFVAIPAVLAYNALNRANRLSAAYLDGFAHDLHTFLTTGSRYALAKAA is encoded by the coding sequence ATGGGCATCATGCATTTCTGGAACCAGGGCGATATCGTCACCCATTCCATCGCGGTCGTGCTGGCCATTCTTTCGCTGCTCAGCTGGGCGATCATCGGCAGCCGCTTCTTTGCCCAGTTGAAGCTCAACCGCAGTATCGACCAGGCTTTCGACGCCTTCTGGGGCGCCGCCGATCTCGAGCGCGGCCTGGCCGCCATCCGGGAGAAGGATACGACCGGCATCTTTGCCGGCATGGCCGATACCGCAGCGCATGTCGCAAAAATGCACGCGCAGCAGAAGGAAGTGACGATAGGCGGCGGCATCTCGGTCAGCGAAGTGCTGACGCGCAGCCTGCGCAACTACATGGTGCATGCCCAGGCACGCTGCGAATCGGGCCTGACGCTGCTCGCCTCGGTCGGCTCGACGGCGCCGTTCATTGGCCTGTTCGGTACGGTATGGGGCATCTACCACGCGCTGGTCGGTCTCTCCGGCGCCACCCAGGTGGTGCTCGACAAGGTTGCAGGGCCGGTCGGCGAGGCGCTGATCATGACGGCCGCCGGCCTCTTCGTCGCGATTCCCGCCGTGCTCGCCTACAACGCGCTGAACCGCGCCAACCGCTTGTCGGCCGCCTACCTCGACGGCTTTGCACACGACCTGCACACCTTCCTGACCACCGGCTCGCGCTATGCGCTGGCCAAAGCGGCGTAA
- a CDS encoding energy transducer TonB yields the protein MSLFFPRSYGNPSGREHAAGGIGSALLVHGLLVALVVLGIGHADSVIEVARPLAVRMVEAVRPEEKKVLPPPPKVVPRQPQKTQPVPILASKTESATSDFIVPVQPPVPAALPAPAPAPVAVAAAEPLVEARFDADYLSNPKPPYPRASRQLAETGTVYLRVHVGPEGQALKVELKRSSGFPRLDQSALDTVAQWRFVPAKRGTVQVASWVVVPIVFSLS from the coding sequence GTGTCCTTGTTTTTTCCGCGCAGCTACGGCAATCCATCCGGTCGCGAGCATGCCGCCGGCGGTATCGGTTCGGCCCTGCTCGTGCATGGCCTGCTGGTGGCCCTCGTCGTTTTGGGCATCGGTCACGCCGATAGCGTGATCGAGGTGGCACGGCCGCTCGCCGTGCGCATGGTCGAGGCGGTTCGGCCGGAAGAAAAGAAAGTGCTGCCGCCGCCACCCAAGGTCGTGCCGCGCCAGCCGCAGAAAACCCAGCCCGTGCCGATTCTTGCCAGCAAGACGGAAAGCGCCACGAGCGATTTCATCGTGCCGGTCCAGCCGCCCGTTCCCGCTGCTCTGCCCGCGCCGGCTCCGGCGCCGGTCGCGGTTGCCGCGGCCGAGCCGCTGGTCGAGGCCCGTTTCGACGCCGATTACCTGTCCAACCCGAAGCCGCCCTATCCGCGCGCTTCACGCCAGCTTGCCGAAACCGGCACCGTCTATCTGCGCGTCCATGTCGGCCCCGAGGGCCAGGCGCTCAAGGTCGAGCTCAAGCGCAGCAGCGGCTTTCCCCGGCTCGACCAGTCGGCGCTCGATACCGTCGCCCAGTGGCGCTTCGTGCCGGCCAAACGCGGCACTGTCCAGGTTGCTTCCTGGGTAGTCGTGCCGATTGTTTTTTCCCTTTCTTAA
- a CDS encoding response regulator transcription factor: MTQGTGLPAGRVLVIDDDNVFRRSLVRALQRHGLTVSDTGHYAAVLRLAEEQQPDFVLLDLNLGDDLGINLIAPLRAALPACRIVVLSGCGNLPVAVNCIKQGAVDYLVKPVEASAILAALFKRDLAARAVPSSERMPLEALERAHISQVLAENDGNISRTAEILKMHRRTLQRKLSKFQPASRGNKAGARDVRRSGCTGQTPGPA; this comes from the coding sequence ATGACACAGGGAACGGGTTTGCCGGCGGGCCGCGTGCTGGTCATCGACGATGACAACGTCTTCCGCCGCAGTCTGGTGCGCGCCTTGCAGCGACATGGCCTGACAGTAAGCGACACCGGCCACTACGCTGCCGTGCTACGCCTGGCCGAAGAACAGCAGCCGGATTTCGTGCTGCTCGACCTTAACCTCGGCGACGACCTGGGGATCAACCTGATTGCACCGCTGCGCGCCGCCCTGCCCGCCTGCCGCATCGTCGTGCTGAGCGGCTGCGGCAACCTGCCGGTTGCCGTCAATTGCATCAAGCAGGGCGCTGTCGATTATCTGGTCAAACCGGTCGAGGCGAGCGCCATCCTCGCCGCACTCTTCAAACGCGATCTTGCCGCCCGGGCCGTGCCGAGCAGCGAGCGCATGCCGCTCGAAGCGCTGGAAAGAGCGCACATCAGCCAGGTGCTGGCCGAGAACGACGGCAACATCAGTCGCACGGCCGAAATCCTGAAAATGCACCGGCGCACCCTGCAGCGCAAGCTGTCGAAATTCCAGCCGGCCAGCCGCGGCAACAAAGCCGGCGCCCGGGATGTCCGGCGCAGCGGCTGTACCGGGCAGACGCCCGGCCCGGCCTGA